Genomic window (Daucus carota subsp. sativus chromosome 5, DH1 v3.0, whole genome shotgun sequence):
AAGAGAAGGTGCTACGTACAAAAAATTCAAGATCATATAAAAATCTAAGTATACAGCATGATTATCGGTTATAAAGACAAAGACAATGTACAAGTGATTGGAACACTAGCTCTTGCATGTGGACTTATTTGTTGAACACAACTGAGATGAATGTACATACAGATTGGTGTGTATAGTTTTATTACTAGTGTCCCATGATTTAAGGACAGTTGAAACAGATGAGGATTGGGGCATTTTACGCGTAAAAATACCCCTGTTTTTCATGGAAGAGCATCTATTCGTCACATGGCGGGGCTTGGGGGTTAGGTGATACTTAAGTCACTATCTTCTGGTAATAatacattaattaattaaattgcaATTGGAGTGGTTAttgttatcttttatttttatattatgtccCCAAATTTATTAGCTATAATCAGTGGTGGGTATTCATGTATCTCGTCATcattatgttaatatatattataaaaattaatattagttaaataataaaattaatttcatattaaattttcacGTCCCGATCATTTCTTGCATTTTCAGTTTTTCGTTtcaatatttaacaaaaatcgTAAGAgtttacaatataaaaattaataagatccacttctttactcgttttatattaaatattaatcggactaattatttttatcaatttttttaatccccatgcccaattataaataaatgagaggACCGGATGAAGTATTTATATATTCTATCATAAcaaattaatgatttttttcatCTATCTTAAAACTAAATatctttatttgtttttatttccaatttattcaggaaaataaaaataattttagactTGATTATTACTATTGTGGGGATAAAACACATATTAAAACCTATTtcctcaaaataaaattaaacttaGTTGTAGGACAGAAAAAATTAGAAAGCAGTCCTCAGAGTCTCAACTGGGCTTCATGAAAGGAAAAAATTAGACTATGTTGGGCTCTAATAGAAGAGGTAAAGACATCAAATTTCGTTTGGCCCAATCACCGAAACTAAGCGAGGCAGTGGGCTATAATGTTTTGTTTAATTCTCAACtcctttatcatattttttgacACAGCAAACAATAATTAtcaattcattttcaaaaaaaaaagaaaaaacaataattatCAATTTAGTCATTTAGATTTGGACAATCCATTCCTCCGGACATGGGTGCCTGAGTGATGcttaagtttttttttccttgtCAGAAGAGTAGTGCTTAAGTTAATTGCATTTCAATTCATTGTTAAATGTTAATCAGCGATACTTCGAATATGTTGAATACTTACTTATTAGtcagttaaaaaaaattgttttctttCGCTTAAAATGGACTTCAATTTATAAAAAGGAAAATTAATTGAGATCCAAGTTTGAATCCTCAAAAACAGGCAAATGTTGCACATGATCATCCTTGCTAACCAAGCGATCTCACGTGAGATTGAATTCTTCCGCTCAGTGTGAATATATGAAATTTGGTGGCAAGGAAGCTGCTTCAAAACAGCCTACTCACCAAATTTTCAACTCATATATAGCATATGCATGCACAATGTGTCTGCTTGACTGCTTGTGTATGTAAAGTGAAAGCACTTCCCTGTAATCACGCCATGAGAGAAGTTGTGGCTTGTCAATTTCTTCTTCCTCTGCTACTAGTATTCTCTCTATGTAAGTAAGTAGTATAAGCTTTAGCTTGATTTAGTGATAATTATGAAGCTGCATGCTGAACAGCTGAAGCCCCGTCTGAGTCCATGTCGAAGGAGACTAATCCATGTTGAAGCCCTGTCTGAGTcggaaaaaataataaaccatttttttttccttttagccGTGTCTTATTCTTAAAATCGTTATATTTCTTATGTGAACTCCTGCTGATCTCGAATAATTAGTAAATAATTGTTACTCAAGATTTTAGCATCGTCTTATTTCTCTTCATGATTCCGCCACTGGTTATGCAGTATGATCTTTGGTGAAACTGATTATAAGTAAATTAAGATAAGTTTAATGCATGTGTTTTCGTACCTTGTGAATAAATTGAAGTTTTTGCAAGCTAGGCTAGAATTATGTACTTGCATGAAGGAGTTGAGAAATGCATTATATTTTGTGAGTTTGATGATGACCAAATTATAGAATTTCAAGATGCGATATCTTATTTATATGATGTTTGATGCAGGTTTGCATGATACACATTGCAGCATAGTTAAAGATGCTGCAAGTCCGAATTCACTGGAAATTGAATCAGATGCACCGTCTCCCTCCCCGGAAGTGTCTCCTAAGGACCCTCAGCCATTTCTTCCAATTCTAGCTCCTTCACCAATGCTGCCATTCACAAATTACAGTAATCTTCCAGCACTATCAGGTACCTAAATTACATACTTGTATCGCGGTTTTGGATTTCCTGTTTTAGCAAAATATGAATAGTGGGAATGTGTTAAGTGTTTCTGGAACGCCTCTAGCGgtttgatgatttttctttATGTGATTCTGATCCTGACTATATTGTACAAAATTGAGATAATTGCAATGAAGCTCAAGTAGAGGGCATAATTTTTTCAATACATATacttttgtatattattttttttatataacttttGCCATTACTCAACTAACTGAGGCTGCAAATTTATGTCTCAGGACTCTGTGAGTTGAATTTTTCGGCAGCTGGAAATATATTGAGCACAGCTGCTTTTGATTGTTGGGATCCGATAGCTCCATACTTGGCGAATGTAGCATGTTGTCCTCAGTTACATGCCACCGTAGAGACTCTTATAGGGCACTCAGGTATCTCCTCGGGGAAGCTTTCTTTGAATCTAACTCAAGCCACAAGTTGCCTCTCTGATATTGAAGCGATACTTGTGAGTCAAGGTGCTAACAGAAACATTCGGAATATATGCTCAATTTACCCCTCCAACCTCACCAAGGCTTCTTGTCCTATCATAGATGTTAATGAGATTGAAAGAATTATCAATTTTTCTAGACTTTACGCTGCTTGTAAGGACGTTGACCCAGTAGATGAGTGCTGCAATCAAGTCTGCCAGCAGGCCATCCTGGATGCAGCTGAAAAAATAGCTACAAATGATCGTGACAGAGTTAGTTTAAATGGGATCACTATTTTGCCTGCAAAGTCGAGTTTAATTGATGATTGTCGAGACATTATCATTCGTTGGCTTGCAAGCAAACttgatctttcttcttcaaatgTGTTTCTAAGAGGACTTTCTCAGTGTTCCATCAACACAGGTTAGCCtataaataacaaaacattaggCTACATATGACTATACAGGGGATATAAAGTTCCTAAATTCTTACCATACAATTTCAATTTTTGTTCTCAGTCTGTCCTCTAGGTTTTCCTGAtataaaaaatgttacaaaagaATGTGGAAACACGAAAAGTAATCGGACATCTTGTTGCAAGGCGATGAGGAGTTATATGTCTGCGACGCAAGAGCAGAGCTTCATAACCAATTTGCAGGCCACAAATTGTGCTACATTGCTCGGAAAGAAACTGCAGACAGCTAATATCTCTCAAAATGTATATGCACTTTGCCACATAA
Coding sequences:
- the LOC108222663 gene encoding uncharacterized GPI-anchored protein At1g61900, with the protein product MHAQCVCLTACVCKVKALPCNHAMREVVACQFLLPLLLVFSLCLHDTHCSIVKDAASPNSLEIESDAPSPSPEVSPKDPQPFLPILAPSPMLPFTNYSNLPALSGLCELNFSAAGNILSTAAFDCWDPIAPYLANVACCPQLHATVETLIGHSGISSGKLSLNLTQATSCLSDIEAILVSQGANRNIRNICSIYPSNLTKASCPIIDVNEIERIINFSRLYAACKDVDPVDECCNQVCQQAILDAAEKIATNDRDRVSLNGITILPAKSSLIDDCRDIIIRWLASKLDLSSSNVFLRGLSQCSINTVCPLGFPDIKNVTKECGNTKSNRTSCCKAMRSYMSATQEQSFITNLQATNCATLLGKKLQTANISQNVYALCHIKLKDFSLQVGSQDSGCLFPSLPSDVKYDQNTGISFICDLNDNVEASWPNASSLPASTCNRTSSQIPAIPKATSAQSGIYIKGMKYSFLVMFCSLLLLNLLT